Proteins encoded within one genomic window of Esox lucius isolate fEsoLuc1 chromosome 12, fEsoLuc1.pri, whole genome shotgun sequence:
- the LOC105022393 gene encoding uncharacterized protein LOC105022393 (The RefSeq protein has 10 substitutions compared to this genomic sequence): protein MKTAKMGSPQTTHEDSGYVNENSTGLLPVLPLEVLEEMFLNVPPHQLVCVCRLVCRGWKQLVDSDSLWRKRCRREGYLPCDAAKLPKGWRLFYFLCIKRRNLIKNPKAEDKFNDWQIIANGGDKWVIEPVREPHPDTTVQRLFITSYSPCLKLQLIHLEKEGYSPSFMDEFQPDIVISDWYAPRWDCGSQYEICVELLNHKKKTIEKFNPAPVIFEQWNDQKWNQMTHVFKNYGPGVRYIRFVHGGKDTQFWAGWYGIRVTNSSVEICPSVDR, encoded by the exons TCTACAGGTTTGCTACCTGTGCTCCCCCTGGAAGTCCTGGAGGAGATGTTCCTGAATGTTCCTCCACACCAATTGGTGTGCGTCTGTCGACTGGTGTGTCGAGAATGGAAACAGTTAGTAGACAGTGATTCTCTTTGGAGAAAGAGGTGCCGAAGAGAGGGGTACCTGCCATGTGATGCCGCTACGCTACCCAAAGATtggcatttgttttatttcttgtgTATAAAGAGACGTAATCTTATCAAGAACCCCAAAGCAGAGG ATAAATTTAATGACTGGCAAATAATAGCGAATGGAGGGGATAAATGGGGAGAAGAACCAGTGAGAGAGCCACATCCTGATACTACTGTCCAAAGATTATTTTTAACTTCTTTATC GCCCTGTTTGAAGCTTCAGCTGATTCACTTGGAGAAAGAGGGTTACAGTCCTTCTTTCATGGATGAATTTCAACCTGACATTGTAATATCTGACTG GTATGCTCCACGCTGGGACTGTGGTTCTCAATATGAGATCTGTGTGGAATTGCTGAATCATAAGAAGAAAACAATTGAGAAGTTTAATCCAGCTCCTGTCATCTTTGAACAGTGGAATGATCAGAAATGGAATCAG ATGACTCATGTGTTCAAGAATTATGGACCTGGTGTGCGATACATCCGATTTGTTCATGGAGGAAAGGACACTCAGTTCTGGGCTGGTTGGTATGGAATTCGGGTCACCAACAGTAGTGTCGAGATATGCCCATCGGTCGACCGATAG